The Gloeomargarita lithophora Alchichica-D10 genomic sequence TACAATTTTGGTGCCTGTGTATAATGAACCCGAAATTGTTTCCATGTTAATCAAAGGTTTGGGACAGTTGGATTATCCCCATGAGAAACTGGATGTGCTGTTACTGTTAGAAGAAAAAGACCGGGTGACGATTGAGGCCGCCAAAGCCGCCCATCCCCCCCAATACATTCGCTTTATTTATATCCCGGACAGCAAACCCAAAACCAAACCGAAAGCCTGTAATTATGGTTTGGCTTTTGCCCAGGGGCAGTATCTCACCATCTATGATGCGGAGGATATTCCCGACCCGGATCAACTGAAAAAAGCCCTTTTAGCCTTCCGTCATGGCCCCGCCAATTTGGTGTGTGTGCAGGCGGCGTTAAATTATTTCAACCGGGATGAGAATTTTTTAACCCGGATGTTTACCCTGGAATATTCCTATTGGTTTGATTATTTGTTACCCGGTTTGGAAACTTTGCAATTACCCATTCCTTTGGGGGGGACGAGCAATCATTTTCGCACGGATCGGTTATTGGAATTGGGGGGCTGGGACCCGTTTAATGTGACGGAAGATGCGGATTTGGGCATCCGGGCGAGCCAACGGGGTTATACGGTGGGGGTGATTGATTCCACTACCTACGAAGAGGCGAATTGTCGTCCCAAAAATTGGATTCGCCAGCGTTCCCGCTGGATCAAAGGCTATATGCAAACCTGGTTGGTGCATAACCGTGACCCCTGGAAGTCCCTTACTACCTTGGGGTTGGGAAATTGGTTGGCCTATCAGTTTTTTGTGGGGGGGACGATTGTTTGTTTTTTAAGTAATCCGATTTTGTGGTTATTTTTTATCTATGCCGCCATTTCCCGTGCCCCTTGGTTGGAACAGTTATTCCCCGGTTGGATGTTGTATATTTCTTTGTTTAATCTAATTTTGGGCAATAGCATTGGTATTTACTTGAATATGATCGCTGTATTTCGGCGCAAGTATTATAATCTCACCCTTTATGCGTTGTTAAATCCTGCCTATTGGTTGCTCCATTCGGCGGGTTCTTATATGGCATTGTGGCAGTTATTTACCAAGCCGTTTTATTGGGAAAAGACCATTCATGGCTTGAGTAAAGTGGGGCATGGGGCGACCCCTTTAGGCAAACCACCACAACCACAGGGGAATTAGCAACAAAATCCCCAGGGTGGAAAGGGCAATCGTGGCGGTCATAATGTCCCGATTTAACTGATGTTCTTCCGCCAAAATCAAGGTCGCCATCGCCGTGGGCATCCCCGCCATCAATACCAAGGCCAACCGTTGCTCCCCGGACACGCCCAACAGGGTTAATCCCAAGCCCACCAGCAGGGGCATGACCACAATCCGCACCAGGGTCGCCAGTCCCGCCAAACGCCATTCCCCCTGGAATCCCAGTTGATACAACCGCCATCCCGTTAGCACAAAAGCGGCACTGATTACGACCAGCACGGCCTGATCCAGACCCCGCTCCAGCCAGCCCGGAAAGGGGAGCGAACGGCAGAGATAACTCGCCCCAAACGCCCACAAAGTCGGCACCAGCAGGACTTTTTTCCAGTCATAACCCGTGGGGGTCTGTTGCGCCCCAAAATAACCCGCCACCAGCACGCCAATCCCGTAGGTGCCCAGCAAATTATTGGTCAAACTATAGCTGACCACCCAGCCCCACACCTGGGGGTTCACCAGCCCCGGCACCACCCCCAGGCCAATAAACCCCGTATTGACCAGGGTGCCCGCCAGCACCATACTGCCCCGTTGGGGCACGGTCAATTTTTGCGGCCACCAGCGCAGTCCCCCCCAGGTCACCCCCAGATTCACGCCCAATACGGCCAAGGTCAGCAGGGGTACCACCCACACCAACCCCTGAAAATCCGTGTGCCGCACCAGGGCAAAAATCTGCACCGGCACCCCCACCCAGTACAGGGTACGCCCCAACACCTGGGGAAATAGTTCGGGTAACCAGCGTTGGGTGAGCAAGCCAGCACCAGTCCAGAGAATTAATGGGGTATAAACCTGCGCCAGGGATTCCATGCAAACCTTGGGGTGGGTGAATTTCGGTTATTCCCCGTCCGAATTACGGTTTCCTAACCTATGACCAGGCGGTTGGTCATTCCACAATAAGATTAACAGGTCAAATCAAGAACTGGCCTGAA encodes the following:
- a CDS encoding AEC family transporter gives rise to the protein MESLAQVYTPLILWTGAGLLTQRWLPELFPQVLGRTLYWVGVPVQIFALVRHTDFQGLVWVVPLLTLAVLGVNLGVTWGGLRWWPQKLTVPQRGSMVLAGTLVNTGFIGLGVVPGLVNPQVWGWVVSYSLTNNLLGTYGIGVLVAGYFGAQQTPTGYDWKKVLLVPTLWAFGASYLCRSLPFPGWLERGLDQAVLVVISAAFVLTGWRLYQLGFQGEWRLAGLATLVRIVVMPLLVGLGLTLLGVSGEQRLALVLMAGMPTAMATLILAEEHQLNRDIMTATIALSTLGILLLIPLWLWWFA